Proteins encoded together in one Falco peregrinus isolate bFalPer1 chromosome 2, bFalPer1.pri, whole genome shotgun sequence window:
- the PUS1 gene encoding pseudouridylate synthase 1 homolog isoform X1 — MLRWALRAVSCGLSAAGSAACGGPWRRLRNVGSMAQAPGLAAAQAKRLRSSSEAAARPAENGHRDKRLKGGADREGAEDPNKKSPKRKIVLLMAYSGKGYHGMQRNVGSSQFRTIEDDLVSALVQSGCIPENHGEDMKKMSFQRCARTDKGVSAAGQIVSLKVRLIDDILEKINNHLPSHIRILGLKRVTGGFNSKNKCDARTYSYMLPTFAFAHKDHDVQEEVYRLDKETLEKVNKLLACYKGTHNFHNFTSQKGPRDPSAKRYIMEMYCGEPFVRENVEFAVIKVKGQSFMMHQIRKMIGLVIAIVKGYAAESIIERSWGEEKVDVPKAPGLGLVLERVHFEKYNRRFGNDGLHEPLEWTEEEEKIALFKEQYIYPTIINTEREEKSMANWLNTLPIHDFNSSAVGMQADNKSSKNSSDLEGSDGCDDDSD, encoded by the exons ATGCTGCGGTGGGCGCTGCGGGCTGTGAGCTGCGGCCTCTCCGCTGCCGGGAGCGCGGCGTGCGGCGGGCCCTGGCGCCGGCTGCGCAAC GTTGGCTCCATGGCGCAGGCCCCGGGCTTGGCGGCCGCCCAGGCGAAGcggctgaggagcagcagcgaggcggcggcgcggccggcggAGAACGGGCATCGGGACAAGCGGCTGAAGGGCGGTGCGGACAGGGAAGGTGCGGAGGACCCGAATAAAAAGTCACCCAAAAGGAAGATCGTGCTGTTGATGGCGTATTCCGGGAAAGGCTACCACGGCATGCAG AGAAATGTGGGATCTTCACAGTTCAGGACAATTGAAGATGACTTAGTATCTGCCCTTGTTCAGTCAGGCTGCATCCCGGAAAACCACGGGGAAGATATGAAGAAGATGTCTTTTCAGCGGTGCGCTCGAACGGATAAG GGGGTGTCTGCAGCTGGACAGATTGTGTCGCTAAAGGTCAGGCTAATAGATGACATCTTAGAAAAGATCAATAACCATCTTCCTTCTCACATCAGAATTCTGG GTCTGAAGAGAGTGACGGGGGGATTCAACTCCAAGAACAAATGTGATGCCAGAACGTACTCTTACATGCTGCCAACGTTTGCCTTTGCCCATAAAGACCATGATGTGCAAGAAGAGGTTTATCGACTGGACAAAGAGACTCTTGAAAAAGTCAATAAACTGCTTGCATGCTATAAAGGAACGCATAACTTCCATAACTTCACATCTCAGAAGGGACCCAGGGACCCCAGTGCCAAGCGGTACATAATGGAGATGTACTGTGGGGAGCCGTTTGTGAGGGAAAATGTAGAATTTGCAGTGATCAAAGTGAAAGGTCAGAGTTTCATGATGCACCAAATAAGGAAGATGATTGGGCTGGTGATAGCTATTGTGAAAGGTTATGCCGCCGAGTCTATCATAGAGcgcagctggggagaggagaaagtAGATGTCCCCAAAGCCCCAGGACTTGGGCTGGTCTTGGAAAGAGTacactttgaaaaatacaaCAGGCGTTTTGGAAATGATGGACTGCATGAGCCACTGGAGtggacagaggaggaggagaagattGCTCTTTTCAAAGAGCAGTATATCTATCCTACCATTATCAACacagaaagggaggagaaatcCATGGCAAACTGGCTAAACACCCTCCCCATTCATGACTTCAACTCTTCTGCTGTTGGGATGCAAGCTGACAACAAAAGTTCAAAG AACAGCAGCGATCTGGAAGGCAGTGATGGTTGTGATGATGATTCCGACTGA
- the PUS1 gene encoding pseudouridylate synthase 1 homolog isoform X2 produces the protein MAQAPGLAAAQAKRLRSSSEAAARPAENGHRDKRLKGGADREGAEDPNKKSPKRKIVLLMAYSGKGYHGMQRNVGSSQFRTIEDDLVSALVQSGCIPENHGEDMKKMSFQRCARTDKGVSAAGQIVSLKVRLIDDILEKINNHLPSHIRILGLKRVTGGFNSKNKCDARTYSYMLPTFAFAHKDHDVQEEVYRLDKETLEKVNKLLACYKGTHNFHNFTSQKGPRDPSAKRYIMEMYCGEPFVRENVEFAVIKVKGQSFMMHQIRKMIGLVIAIVKGYAAESIIERSWGEEKVDVPKAPGLGLVLERVHFEKYNRRFGNDGLHEPLEWTEEEEKIALFKEQYIYPTIINTEREEKSMANWLNTLPIHDFNSSAVGMQADNKSSKNSSDLEGSDGCDDDSD, from the exons ATGGCGCAGGCCCCGGGCTTGGCGGCCGCCCAGGCGAAGcggctgaggagcagcagcgaggcggcggcgcggccggcggAGAACGGGCATCGGGACAAGCGGCTGAAGGGCGGTGCGGACAGGGAAGGTGCGGAGGACCCGAATAAAAAGTCACCCAAAAGGAAGATCGTGCTGTTGATGGCGTATTCCGGGAAAGGCTACCACGGCATGCAG AGAAATGTGGGATCTTCACAGTTCAGGACAATTGAAGATGACTTAGTATCTGCCCTTGTTCAGTCAGGCTGCATCCCGGAAAACCACGGGGAAGATATGAAGAAGATGTCTTTTCAGCGGTGCGCTCGAACGGATAAG GGGGTGTCTGCAGCTGGACAGATTGTGTCGCTAAAGGTCAGGCTAATAGATGACATCTTAGAAAAGATCAATAACCATCTTCCTTCTCACATCAGAATTCTGG GTCTGAAGAGAGTGACGGGGGGATTCAACTCCAAGAACAAATGTGATGCCAGAACGTACTCTTACATGCTGCCAACGTTTGCCTTTGCCCATAAAGACCATGATGTGCAAGAAGAGGTTTATCGACTGGACAAAGAGACTCTTGAAAAAGTCAATAAACTGCTTGCATGCTATAAAGGAACGCATAACTTCCATAACTTCACATCTCAGAAGGGACCCAGGGACCCCAGTGCCAAGCGGTACATAATGGAGATGTACTGTGGGGAGCCGTTTGTGAGGGAAAATGTAGAATTTGCAGTGATCAAAGTGAAAGGTCAGAGTTTCATGATGCACCAAATAAGGAAGATGATTGGGCTGGTGATAGCTATTGTGAAAGGTTATGCCGCCGAGTCTATCATAGAGcgcagctggggagaggagaaagtAGATGTCCCCAAAGCCCCAGGACTTGGGCTGGTCTTGGAAAGAGTacactttgaaaaatacaaCAGGCGTTTTGGAAATGATGGACTGCATGAGCCACTGGAGtggacagaggaggaggagaagattGCTCTTTTCAAAGAGCAGTATATCTATCCTACCATTATCAACacagaaagggaggagaaatcCATGGCAAACTGGCTAAACACCCTCCCCATTCATGACTTCAACTCTTCTGCTGTTGGGATGCAAGCTGACAACAAAAGTTCAAAG AACAGCAGCGATCTGGAAGGCAGTGATGGTTGTGATGATGATTCCGACTGA